The following are encoded in a window of Massilia sp. R2A-15 genomic DNA:
- a CDS encoding tubulin-like doman-containing protein: MAEFPNIASADKKAELKVDLRPTLFIGAGGTGMEVMMRIRRRILSAVWNRHHPTRVESIADFPVARFLHFDLDNHAIIDEGKSLRTDPWYELVKLSDEERLVEPLDLPQYHESDDSLARFPLIESWMPLRPKKLRSLGIDPSKGAGQIRALARLYLFDKYPKLRGRIKGALNFLSSNAGNERKETYQRLGLQVDTSKFRIVVIASCAGGTGAGSAIDLGWISKAIARQEVSDNQVDLVMFMPSGFAKANKERTEANAYATLMELETTMRDMNARVTWMDPDSVVGKGAPFDDVYFVDTANLANKATQDIKDVYQMVADTLFEDFASADFANRKRSIAVNQQQHKLGPFNPRVPEQRFGDMRLSYSKVYSAFGQAVLDTQQSLRDDIRAYELSALMVKAFFGLAGSDGGAARRAGDQERDIFMREHLAMRERPFDEFPDFKKGTVDVTPFQEYALTDQLLMDKDGRSLLERVESKVQVEIDRIMAAYDLKVWREKVAELLPQLERDAIREAGATAETSEDRIKRHTGEQMDRLKVRARDQLYALLDDRKQGGLEFVLSLLEQVKGRLHQRDLGNAERNGKRYRDIRDALRTRQVEESLNHLSQAASKLFGKDAQAREVMAHLKRDIADYLRFHLLAVAAGQSVEVMRQMSAWLGDPQSLDEHGQPRWSGIAGEFQEGRRSVQAMLGAVDQRIGQLRADAQQEHATYIKLASDTVPDPVKLTGDIRQWSEDVLLEFGGSARLFPQLGDDRMRASLLLKLFRRAQTQLSVEQAAGEAPPDPLLERLSAMSPPERARIFSEWLRSAMPWINARFSAEFTPRADQFKCFIGVGDANAWRRMEAEIRAAVPTGSFHGDLVNIVNTGISGKAVCYIELSGYPMTVLRGLPTWRTSYQIENPKIPTHLHFDSTRFRHPISPSMDELNRLADDYEWFLQANALGVIRRKPDLADREASFQPRGQYLFEVEPGSGEWLQIGNEFAIRSNGLPPYYREQVIAAVQRKLASMGPNRFILLAALMRHYQLRVYEPKLEIDETGAQLPSPSLPNITARRLYDQWLRRAQALDPAATGARIDAAMAGLAQWTEPVPGSASDAYHWEVEREADKRVIRADVLASEERAAQVLDAGVAPAAPAAARYKLFLGGAQHGPYAADDLAQRIGRGEVTRDTRVWNMQWNPKTDKWQYAGHMPEFAPLFADAIPDPDDNIPDPT; this comes from the coding sequence ATGGCTGAATTTCCCAACATCGCAAGCGCCGACAAGAAGGCCGAACTGAAGGTGGACCTGCGCCCGACGCTGTTCATCGGCGCCGGCGGCACCGGCATGGAGGTGATGATGCGGATCCGCCGCCGCATCCTGTCGGCCGTGTGGAACCGCCACCATCCGACGCGGGTGGAATCGATCGCCGACTTCCCGGTTGCGCGCTTCCTGCATTTCGACCTCGATAACCACGCCATCATCGACGAAGGCAAGTCGCTGCGCACCGACCCGTGGTACGAACTGGTCAAGCTGTCCGACGAAGAGCGCCTGGTCGAGCCGCTCGACCTGCCGCAATACCACGAGTCCGACGACAGCCTGGCGCGCTTCCCGCTGATCGAGAGCTGGATGCCGCTGCGGCCCAAGAAACTGCGCTCGCTCGGCATCGACCCGTCGAAAGGCGCCGGCCAGATCCGCGCGCTGGCGCGACTCTACCTGTTCGACAAATACCCGAAGCTGCGCGGCCGCATCAAGGGCGCGTTGAATTTTTTGAGCAGTAACGCGGGCAACGAACGCAAGGAAACCTACCAGCGGCTCGGGCTGCAGGTCGACACGTCCAAGTTCCGCATCGTCGTCATCGCCTCGTGCGCGGGCGGCACCGGCGCCGGCAGCGCGATCGACCTTGGCTGGATCTCGAAGGCGATCGCGCGCCAGGAGGTGTCGGACAACCAGGTGGACCTGGTGATGTTCATGCCGTCCGGCTTCGCCAAGGCCAACAAGGAGCGCACGGAGGCGAACGCCTACGCCACGCTGATGGAGCTGGAAACCACGATGCGCGACATGAACGCGCGGGTCACGTGGATGGACCCGGACAGCGTGGTGGGCAAGGGCGCGCCGTTCGACGACGTATATTTTGTCGACACCGCCAACCTCGCCAACAAGGCCACGCAGGACATCAAGGACGTCTACCAGATGGTGGCCGACACGCTGTTCGAGGACTTCGCATCGGCCGATTTCGCCAACCGCAAGCGCTCGATCGCGGTCAACCAGCAGCAGCACAAGCTCGGGCCGTTCAACCCGCGCGTGCCGGAGCAGCGCTTCGGCGACATGCGCCTGTCGTACTCGAAGGTGTACTCGGCGTTCGGCCAGGCGGTGCTCGACACCCAGCAAAGCCTGCGCGACGACATCCGCGCCTACGAACTGTCCGCGCTGATGGTCAAGGCCTTCTTCGGCCTGGCCGGCAGCGACGGCGGCGCCGCGCGGCGGGCCGGCGACCAGGAGCGCGACATCTTCATGCGCGAACACCTGGCGATGCGCGAACGGCCCTTCGACGAGTTCCCCGACTTCAAAAAGGGCACGGTGGACGTCACGCCGTTCCAGGAGTACGCGCTGACCGACCAGCTGCTGATGGACAAGGACGGGCGTTCGCTGCTGGAGCGGGTCGAGAGCAAGGTGCAGGTCGAGATCGACCGCATCATGGCGGCTTACGACCTGAAAGTGTGGCGCGAGAAGGTGGCGGAACTTCTGCCGCAGCTCGAGCGCGACGCGATCCGCGAAGCAGGCGCCACTGCCGAAACCAGCGAGGACCGCATTAAGCGCCACACGGGCGAGCAGATGGACCGCCTGAAAGTGCGCGCCCGCGACCAGTTGTACGCGCTGCTGGACGACCGCAAACAGGGCGGCCTCGAATTCGTCCTGTCGCTGCTCGAACAGGTCAAGGGGCGCCTGCACCAGCGCGACCTGGGCAACGCGGAGCGCAACGGCAAGCGCTATCGCGACATCCGCGACGCGCTGCGCACGCGCCAGGTCGAAGAGTCGCTCAACCACCTGTCGCAGGCGGCGTCCAAATTGTTCGGCAAGGACGCCCAGGCGCGCGAAGTGATGGCGCACCTGAAGCGCGACATTGCCGACTACTTGCGCTTCCACCTGCTTGCGGTGGCCGCCGGCCAGTCGGTGGAAGTGATGCGCCAGATGTCGGCCTGGCTGGGCGACCCGCAATCGCTGGACGAGCATGGCCAGCCGCGCTGGAGCGGCATCGCCGGCGAATTCCAGGAAGGCCGGCGCAGCGTGCAGGCGATGCTGGGCGCGGTGGACCAGCGCATCGGCCAGTTGCGCGCCGACGCGCAGCAGGAACACGCCACCTACATCAAGCTGGCGAGCGATACGGTGCCTGATCCGGTCAAGCTGACCGGCGACATCCGGCAATGGAGCGAGGACGTGCTGCTCGAATTCGGCGGCTCCGCGCGGCTGTTCCCCCAATTGGGCGACGACCGCATGCGCGCCAGCCTGCTGCTCAAGCTGTTCCGGCGCGCGCAGACCCAGCTCTCCGTCGAGCAGGCTGCGGGAGAAGCGCCGCCCGACCCGCTGCTCGAACGGCTGTCGGCGATGTCGCCGCCGGAGCGCGCGCGCATCTTTAGCGAGTGGCTGCGAAGCGCCATGCCGTGGATTAATGCGCGCTTCTCGGCCGAGTTCACGCCCCGCGCCGACCAGTTCAAGTGCTTCATCGGCGTGGGCGACGCCAACGCCTGGCGCCGGATGGAAGCGGAGATCCGCGCGGCAGTGCCGACCGGATCCTTCCACGGCGACCTGGTCAACATCGTCAATACAGGCATCTCGGGCAAGGCGGTGTGCTACATCGAGCTGTCCGGCTATCCGATGACGGTGCTGCGCGGCCTGCCGACCTGGCGCACCTCCTACCAGATCGAAAACCCGAAAATCCCGACGCACCTGCATTTCGATTCGACCCGCTTCCGGCATCCGATTTCGCCGTCGATGGACGAACTCAATCGGCTGGCCGACGACTACGAGTGGTTCCTGCAGGCGAACGCGCTTGGCGTCATTCGGCGCAAGCCCGACCTGGCGGACCGCGAAGCGTCGTTCCAGCCGCGCGGCCAGTACCTGTTCGAGGTCGAACCCGGCTCGGGCGAGTGGCTCCAGATCGGCAACGAGTTCGCGATCCGGTCGAACGGCCTGCCGCCGTATTACCGCGAGCAGGTGATCGCGGCGGTGCAGCGCAAGCTGGCAAGCATGGGCCCGAACCGGTTCATCCTGCTTGCGGCACTGATGCGGCATTACCAGCTGCGGGTGTACGAGCCCAAGCTGGAGATCGACGAGACCGGCGCGCAGCTGCCGTCGCCGTCGCTGCCGAACATCACCGCGCGCCGGCTGTACGACCAGTGGCTGCGGCGCGCGCAGGCACTGGATCCGGCGGCGACGGGCGCGCGCATTGACGCCGCGATGGCGGGCCTGGCGCAGTGGACAGAGCCGGTCCCCGGTTCGGCCAGCGACGCCTATCACTGGGAAGTGGAGCGCGAAGCGGACAAGCGCGTGATCCGTGCCGACGTGCTGGCCAGCGAAGAGCGCGCCGCGCAGGTGCTCGATGCGGGCGTTGCGCCGGCGGCGCCGGCTGCTGCGCGCTACAAGCTTTTCCTTGGCGGAGCCCAGCACGGACCGTACGCCGCGGACGACCTGGCGCAGCGCATCGGCCGGGGTGAGGTCACGCGCGACACCCGGGTGTGGAACATGCAGTGGAATCCGAAGACCGACAAGTGGCAGTATGCGGGTCACATGCCGGAGTTCGCGCCCCTGTTTGCCGATGCGATTCCCGATCCAGACGACAATATCCCCGACCCGACGTGA
- a CDS encoding phytanoyl-CoA dioxygenase family protein: MLSDEQKAGYHRDGYIVLPGFKSAEDIAAVRERALQIVDAFDPGQGSSIFTTQNQTTATDAYFLGSDNTIRCFFEEEAFDAQGRLKQDKSLSINKIGHALHDLDPVFERFSRDAKLAAVARDLGLAEALIWQSMYIFKQPGIGGEVRWHQDATFFETTPISVTTFWFALEDATIDNGCLWVEPGGHLGPLRERFVRNGDAISMEKLDSTPWPDDSVAVPLEAKAGSLVCFHGLLPHYSAPNRSPVSRHAYTLHATDGRTVYSPRNWIQRDPALPVRGFD, from the coding sequence ATGCTGAGCGACGAGCAGAAGGCGGGCTACCACCGCGACGGCTATATCGTCCTCCCGGGCTTCAAGAGCGCCGAAGACATTGCGGCCGTGCGGGAGCGCGCCCTGCAGATCGTCGATGCCTTCGATCCCGGACAGGGCAGCTCCATATTCACGACGCAGAACCAGACCACCGCCACCGACGCCTATTTTCTTGGATCGGATAACACCATCCGCTGCTTCTTCGAAGAAGAGGCGTTTGACGCCCAAGGCCGGCTGAAGCAGGACAAGTCACTGTCGATCAACAAAATCGGCCATGCGCTGCACGACCTCGATCCTGTGTTCGAACGCTTTTCGCGCGATGCGAAGCTCGCTGCCGTGGCGCGCGACCTGGGTCTGGCCGAGGCGCTCATTTGGCAATCCATGTACATTTTCAAGCAGCCCGGCATCGGCGGCGAAGTGCGCTGGCATCAGGATGCGACCTTCTTCGAGACCACGCCGATCAGCGTGACGACGTTCTGGTTCGCGCTGGAAGACGCCACCATCGACAATGGCTGCCTGTGGGTGGAGCCGGGCGGACATCTCGGTCCGCTGCGCGAGCGCTTCGTGCGCAACGGCGATGCAATCAGTATGGAAAAGCTGGATTCGACACCGTGGCCGGACGACAGCGTCGCGGTGCCGCTGGAGGCGAAGGCGGGCAGCCTGGTGTGCTTTCATGGACTGCTGCCCCACTACAGCGCGCCGAACCGGTCGCCCGTGTCGCGCCATGCGTACACGCTGCACGCAACCGATGGGCGCACCGTTTATTCGCCGCGCAACTGGATCCAGCGCGACCCGGCGTTGCCGGTGCGCGGTTTCGACTGA
- a CDS encoding lysozyme → MGTKAHTGSCSSKELARAVTEPDIEAEFSARLKVAEKGVEKHVKVELTQQQFDALVSLTYNAGVNGSNHIYTLLNAGDFGGAANAIAKMTYGHEKRNGKRVRVFYHGLVPRWEAESAPFRIAPNAPIRSAAK, encoded by the coding sequence ATCGGCACTAAAGCACATACCGGGTCGTGCTCTTCCAAAGAACTCGCAAGGGCAGTAACTGAACCGGATATTGAAGCGGAGTTTTCGGCGCGGCTAAAGGTCGCCGAAAAGGGGGTTGAGAAGCATGTGAAGGTAGAACTGACCCAACAGCAATTTGATGCTTTAGTCAGCCTTACTTATAACGCCGGAGTGAATGGTTCGAATCATATATATACACTCCTGAACGCAGGGGACTTCGGCGGCGCAGCGAATGCGATTGCCAAGATGACCTACGGCCACGAAAAGCGAAACGGCAAGAGAGTGAGAGTGTTTTATCACGGACTCGTCCCGCGTTGGGAAGCAGAAAGCGCACCGTTCAGGATTGCCCCTAATGCGCCAATTAGGAGCGCCGCCAAATGA
- a CDS encoding CHASE domain-containing protein, translating into MRRDPIRANGYLAFAVGICLTAWICFMVAGAQDAQIRRDFARDTDKIATDTSVRLRTYFDMLLSLKGMFAVTGEVDRDQFARFVGELRLTERYPGFRAIQFVRAVPGHDIDSFQADVRKQTGGGLPGAPNFTVHPAIEGDEHFVIEFNEPMKGNENAFGLDLASLPSQLDAVREARDSGSIVATGRTLLVQDATRHPGFVARAPIYRQNMPLDTVQQRRAAFIGVVAIVFRVEDLIHETVDPAVLRHIALQIADAGDANAPEPKAAGEDNILFDSLPAGARTLRASTREVRINVAQRRWVARFGALEGSRYSRDVTPMFVIGAAGFVISLLIGALLTASHRGRTLTQKLRAALVEQRASVAELEAQKASLEMAHGDLSQVLGTLKQAQASLITSEKLASLGSLVAGIAHELNTPIGNSLLTATALSDMVNEFEKKYVEGGLKRSTLEAHMADTRQACAIMASSLSRAADLITSFKQVSVDQTSDQRRRFELGEVVHDTVATFAAQLRRTNCRIDVDVPPMLTLDSYPGGLGQVLSNLINNALLHAFGDNVALRIAISAREIEQGQVVLNFSDDGVGMSEKTLHQVFDPFFTTKLGQGGSGLGMNIVYNVVTGMLGGTIGIESEPGSGTSITIMMPKTAPNPGAAQPVAEADRGQVLRT; encoded by the coding sequence ATGCGACGCGATCCGATCAGGGCCAACGGCTACCTTGCGTTCGCGGTCGGCATCTGCCTGACCGCCTGGATCTGCTTCATGGTGGCCGGCGCGCAGGATGCCCAGATACGCCGCGACTTCGCGCGCGACACGGACAAGATCGCGACCGATACCTCCGTGCGCCTGCGCACCTACTTCGACATGCTGCTCAGCCTCAAGGGCATGTTCGCGGTGACCGGCGAAGTCGATCGCGACCAGTTCGCGCGCTTCGTCGGTGAGCTTCGCCTGACCGAACGCTATCCGGGTTTCCGCGCGATCCAGTTCGTGCGCGCCGTGCCGGGACACGACATCGACAGCTTCCAGGCCGACGTTCGCAAGCAGACCGGCGGCGGCTTGCCTGGCGCGCCCAATTTCACGGTTCATCCTGCGATCGAGGGCGACGAGCACTTCGTCATCGAATTCAACGAACCCATGAAGGGCAACGAAAACGCCTTCGGCCTCGATTTGGCGAGCCTGCCGTCGCAGCTGGACGCGGTGCGGGAGGCGCGCGACAGCGGCAGTATCGTGGCCACCGGCCGCACCTTGCTGGTCCAGGATGCGACGCGCCACCCGGGCTTCGTCGCGCGCGCGCCGATCTACCGCCAGAATATGCCGCTCGACACGGTGCAACAGCGCCGCGCCGCGTTCATCGGCGTGGTGGCGATCGTATTCCGGGTCGAGGACCTGATCCACGAGACGGTCGATCCGGCGGTGCTGCGCCATATCGCGCTGCAGATCGCCGATGCGGGCGACGCCAATGCGCCGGAGCCGAAAGCCGCCGGCGAGGACAACATCCTGTTCGACAGCCTGCCTGCCGGCGCCCGCACGCTGCGTGCGAGCACCCGCGAGGTGCGCATCAACGTCGCCCAGCGCCGCTGGGTTGCGCGCTTCGGCGCGCTTGAAGGAAGCCGGTACAGCCGCGACGTCACGCCAATGTTCGTGATTGGCGCCGCCGGCTTCGTGATCAGCCTTCTGATCGGCGCCTTGCTGACGGCCTCGCACCGGGGCCGCACGCTCACGCAAAAGCTGCGCGCGGCCCTGGTCGAACAGCGGGCCAGCGTGGCCGAGCTGGAGGCGCAGAAAGCCAGCCTCGAAATGGCGCATGGCGACCTGTCGCAGGTATTGGGAACGCTGAAGCAGGCGCAGGCCAGCCTGATCACGTCGGAGAAGCTGGCGTCGCTCGGATCGCTGGTGGCCGGCATTGCGCACGAACTCAATACCCCGATCGGCAACAGCCTGCTGACGGCGACCGCGCTGTCGGACATGGTCAACGAATTCGAGAAAAAATACGTCGAGGGCGGCCTGAAACGGTCGACCCTGGAGGCGCACATGGCCGACACGCGCCAGGCTTGCGCCATCATGGCCAGCTCGTTGAGCCGCGCGGCCGATTTGATCACGTCCTTCAAACAGGTCTCGGTGGACCAGACCAGCGACCAGCGCCGCCGTTTCGAGCTCGGCGAAGTGGTGCATGACACCGTCGCCACGTTCGCCGCGCAGCTGCGCCGCACAAACTGCAGGATCGACGTCGATGTGCCGCCGATGCTGACGCTCGATTCGTATCCCGGCGGCCTGGGGCAGGTGCTGTCGAACCTGATCAACAACGCGCTGCTCCATGCGTTCGGCGACAACGTGGCGCTGCGCATCGCCATCAGCGCGCGCGAGATCGAGCAGGGCCAGGTGGTGCTCAACTTCAGCGACGATGGGGTGGGCATGAGCGAGAAGACGCTGCACCAGGTGTTCGATCCCTTCTTCACGACCAAGCTGGGGCAGGGCGGATCGGGGCTGGGCATGAACATCGTCTACAACGTCGTCACCGGCATGCTGGGCGGGACCATCGGCATCGAATCGGAGCCGGGCAGCGGCACCAGCATCACGATCATGATGCCCAAGACCGCGCCCAATCCGGGCGCCGCCCAACCCGTGGCCGAAGCGGATCGGGGTCAGGTCCTGCGGACCTGA